The Candidatus Ozemobacteraceae bacterium genome segment ATGACCCCCTGCCAGACGCGAAGGCAAAGAACGATGAGAATCAGACTCATGCCGGCCGCCACGGCAATCAGTCGGACGTGAAGCGAGCGAACCCGTTCCTGCACGAGATCCCAGGGAAGAACGCCGACCAGATAATAGCTCCATACCTGCCGGCAGTTGAGGGCCGCCATGATCGCGGGCTTTCCCTCGAATCTGACGATGTCGCTGCGAAGAACATTCGGCGGCTCGAGGCGGCGAAACAGCTTCGAAAACTTCAGGTCGTCGTCGAGGCCCGGATATGCGAGGGTGAACGAACGATCCGACACGGCGTACAATCGCATTCCGTCTTTCTGATCAGGCCAGGCCGACAGGAGTTCATCGAAAAACTGCGCAGCAAGGCTGCAGGAATGATGATACACCCCGAAGCCCGCCACGGCCGCCCCCGAAATGCCTCGGATGACGTCGAGGTAGGTGATGAGAGCGCCGTCCTCGTTCGACGTGACGGTGAAATTCCCAAGATTGCTCAACATCAGCGACACGACCCCGCCGCCGAAGGTCGAACCGGACATACCTGTCGTGACGAGGGTCGTCAAGTCCTCCCGGCCGTCCGGACCGGACGGTATATTTTTCCAGATATTATACTGCCCAATCGCCGCCCGGATAAGCTGTGAAGCGAGCCGGGCGGCCGTTCCCCGCCCAAATATGTAGTCGCCGAGATATTTTTCGCGGGGACATCCCGTTTCGGGCAACGAAAGAAGCCAGTGGAATTCCCCCTGGGGACTGTCTCCGTGCCGTCGGTACAGGCTTTCGAGGGTGTGCAGCATGCGCTGTTTCGGCCATCGGGCCATTCTTCGCAACAGCATCCGGCTGTCGGAGTTTTCGCGCCAGTACAGACCGTTTCGGTCGACGAGAAAGACGGTATCCACGGTGCCGTTTTCTTCCCAGTCTTTCGTTTCTTCCAGGAGCCTGAATTTCGGCGTGTCCGTCGCAAACCGGCGGATTTCGATGCCATGGTTGCTCGAAACGGGAACCATCGGGCCACGATCATCCCTGGCGAACTCGGCCTCGAATCGGGCCCGCCACAGCCTGTATCTGGTTGCGAGACGTTCCATCAGCGCGGGAAGTTTCTGGTCGATTCTCACCAGTCGCTGCTCCAGTTCCTGGCGTATCGAGGCCGTGACCGCGCGGGTTCTGCTTTCGGAAAAATGCCGCCAGAAAACGACCGACAGGCAGAAGGGAAGGACCCCGGCAACGCCGATGACCACCAGGAGCAGACTCGACAGAGCGGGAGCCCTTCCCGTCGCGAAACAAAGCCATCGGATGCAGGGCACGATCCACAGCATCAGGATCACCCACGACACGGGCGGCAACCGCGGCACGATCACGGGAACGACCCGCAAAAGAAGCATCCGCTCACGGAATGAACCCACGGCGACGTATCTCCCGTTCGCACGGAACGCGTCTTCGCCCCGGGAAAAGAAATCGCGCTCGAACCGCTTCACCGTCTTTACGGAGAGGCCGCTCAGGAGGCGGCTCCGTTCCGGCTTCAACCGATCGAACCATCCGATGCGGATGCCCGCCCGTCGCAGATCCGCGTCGATCCACCCGAGAACGGCATCGTTCTCGATCGATTTCATTTCAGCGATAGCAAGCATGCCGGCTATTGATGCGGGAGCGACGGCATCACGCCAAAACCAGTATCCCCAGCATGCCATCGATCGCTTGTTGAGCTGGACGATACGGTCGGGACGAGCCGTCAGATCGATCCAGGAAACGTCGTCGAGCATCTTTCTGCCCCCTGGAAACATGCTTTCGTTCATGTCGTAACTTTTCATCCAGGGAGTGCGCAGGGCCGCGAACATTCTCTCCATCAAGACCGGATCGGAGGCAACGCCGCTGACCAGGCGTCCGGAACCGTCGAACAGCCAGATCTTCCCGTTCACCGCCGCCAGCCGGGAAACGATCTGACGATATCTCGGTTCGAATGGCGCCGTGGCGGCGTTCGAACCGATGATGCGCTTTTTGAGACTTACGCAGAGATGTCCGAGGTATTTCGCGTCGTTCGATGCCTGCCCGATGCGCCTCAGCAGAGCGTGCGCGGCGGCCAGTTTTCTCTCCTGCGTCTCGTCTGCCATGCGAACGCCAATGGCATACGCTCCGACGAAGTGCAGGGCCAGCAGCAGGCACACCCAAGCGAGCCTCACGCGGTCTCTCCCCCTTCCGTTGCGCCAGAGGAGCGTGAAAGGATCAACAGAGTCTGGTCATCCGCCGGAACCGTTCTTCCGGACCATTCAGCAACCAATCCGAGCAGTGCTTCCGCCATTTCGCCGGGCGGCAAGTTCCTGAGTCGTGCAATGGCCGCGCGCAATCGATCATAGCCGAAGGGGGCGCCTGTCCGGTCGAGCGCCTCGGGAAGTCCATCAGAATACAGCACCAGGCAGCCTCCGGGCGGAATTGCGACCCGGGTTTCGGTAAACGAGGCCGTGCGGCGGGAGCCGAGGGGATAGCCAGTCGTCCCGATCAGTTCCGTCACTCCCCCGGGATGCGCCAGGATCCCATAGGGGTGGCCGGCGGCGGCGGCGGCGAGTTCTCCGGTGGAAGGATCGAAGATTCCCAGCCAGAGCGACATCGGCCGAAGGCGGCCCGCCTGCTCGCCGAACGTTTCATTCATTTTCAGCAAGGTTTCGGCCGGCCCGCATTGGCGCCTGAGCTGCATCCCCAGTTCGACCTTCGCCGCGGCCGTGACGAGGGCGGCCGGAATGCCGTGTCCGACGACGTCGCCGACGGCGATCATGATCTTGCCGTCGGGCAGCGCCGCCCAGTCGTGATAATCGCCGCCCAGGTCCGCCGTCGGCACGCATCGGCCGGAAACCCGCCAGTCGCGGCCGTTGAGGTCCTCTTCGGGCCAGAGTTGTTCCTGGACGGAGCGAGCGATCTGCAGATCGCGGAGGTTTTCCGCAACCAGATTGACTCGTTCCCCGAGCCGGTCGAGTTCATATACTCCACCATATTTCACATTGGAGGAAAAGACGCGCTGTCGTATCGATTCGAGACCGTTTTCCAGTTGTTTCAGAGGCCGCAGGATCCGAGTGGCGACAGCGACGGTCACTCCGACAACAAGGGCCAGAATCGC includes the following:
- a CDS encoding SpoIIE family protein phosphatase, producing MRLAWVCLLLALHFVGAYAIGVRMADETQERKLAAAHALLRRIGQASNDAKYLGHLCVSLKKRIIGSNAATAPFEPRYRQIVSRLAAVNGKIWLFDGSGRLVSGVASDPVLMERMFAALRTPWMKSYDMNESMFPGGRKMLDDVSWIDLTARPDRIVQLNKRSMACWGYWFWRDAVAPASIAGMLAIAEMKSIENDAVLGWIDADLRRAGIRIGWFDRLKPERSRLLSGLSVKTVKRFERDFFSRGEDAFRANGRYVAVGSFRERMLLLRVVPVIVPRLPPVSWVILMLWIVPCIRWLCFATGRAPALSSLLLVVIGVAGVLPFCLSVVFWRHFSESRTRAVTASIRQELEQRLVRIDQKLPALMERLATRYRLWRARFEAEFARDDRGPMVPVSSNHGIEIRRFATDTPKFRLLEETKDWEENGTVDTVFLVDRNGLYWRENSDSRMLLRRMARWPKQRMLHTLESLYRRHGDSPQGEFHWLLSLPETGCPREKYLGDYIFGRGTAARLASQLIRAAIGQYNIWKNIPSGPDGREDLTTLVTTGMSGSTFGGGVVSLMLSNLGNFTVTSNEDGALITYLDVIRGISGAAVAGFGVYHHSCSLAAQFFDELLSAWPDQKDGMRLYAVSDRSFTLAYPGLDDDLKFSKLFRRLEPPNVLRSDIVRFEGKPAIMAALNCRQVWSYYLVGVLPWDLVQERVRSLHVRLIAVAAGMSLILIVLCLRVWQGVIRPVSLLMAGVDAMEARRLDHRISIATGDELEHLADTFNDTLAGMEELEVAKIVQQKLLPAGEVSTAAWAYRGVSEMSSEVGGDYHDARVCADGSVVFMLGDVSGHGVSAALVVAMAKAAFGNLVRSGTTEPGALLEQMNAVLLSTTRKLKMMTALAGLMKPDGTLLLANAGHCYPAILRRKGGVEYILREGSFPLGVRKRGIWPAMSVALEPGDRLLLYTDGIPEAVDRNGQQLDYERWHRIMDEEAVEVDAMGLISRLHRRLRDFTHPVRWGDDVTIAVITRLEPQKQKGNT